The sequence TGCCACCTTTTATATTCAACAAAgaataaattgtatttttctcCTCTATGGAATGCCTGGACGGGGGACGGAGTGGGCTAGATGTGTATTGGTGTGTCGGGGGGGTGGAATTTGTGTCATTTagaacccaggggtcaaattcaTGGAGAGTTGTCATTTGTTCAAAATATGTCATATCTCTGTGTCCTGTGCTTGCTGTTTTCATGTTCTCTTTTCCTCTACAAATGTTGCCtgtaaaaatgagataaaattgcTCATGACATTTATGGGGGAAACAGATTGTGCCTCATTTTTGTAGGAGGGAGATACGGAGAGTGAACCATATGATGATGAAGAATTTGAAGGTTATGAAGACAAACCAGATACTTCTTCTAGCAAAAGTAAAGACCCAATAACAATTGTTGATGTAGGTATATAGATTTTGAATCCCAAAGTGACAAACAAAATATCTTCCTGtcattaatctcagaaatataatTAGTGACATGCAGCTGATGTAATCCTGGGCGTTGATATAATTCTGGGAGCGGTGAAAGAGTTTGACATCAGTTCCTCTGATAACACTGTGCACATAGAGAAAAAAAccctatgtttttattttagcctTCCTAGTTTTATTTACCAAGGAATGAAGAGGATAGACTTTGGGTTTATTTAGGGAATGGGGCTCAGAATCAAGATAAGTACAGAGGGGTTTCCAGCTTTTCATTCTGTTTGATTATCCTCAGATTTCCTTAAAGACTCTTTTACAAAAATGACCTAAAACACCGAAATGGGCCTATTTTTCAAAGTATAACCATATTCAGTGACAGTTATCTAAAGTATCCACTTCCATGTATAGATATTCTCCTTCTCCTTCATCCCATGAGTTAACTTTGTCCTTCAAAGCCTCAGGCAACATTAAGTGGAATGACTGTCCTTCCTCAGGTTCCTGCACACCTCCAGAACAGCTGGGAGAGTTATTATCTAGAGATTTTGATGGTGACTGGTCTGCTTGCGTACATCATGAATTATATCATCGGGAAGAATAAAAACAGTCGCCTTGCTCAGGCCTGGTTTAACACTCACAGGGAGCTTTTGGAGAGCAACTTTACCTTAGTAGGTAAGTTAAGCTAATACAGGTCTAGCCACCTGCTTCAAAACTGCGTGCTAAGAACTGCTTATTGCTCTCAGTATCAGCATCTAACTGCTTTCCTGCACTGCAAAGAGgatgctttttttcctctctcaagGATCCCTTTTTTGTTAGATTTTGCATAATGAATACATTGCATTTATGATTTGCTATGAAGCTTCAGATAGAATTGAGGTAATCAGTGTTATCAAAGCAAGTTGATAAAAATCTAGCCAAGAGCAAAGAGTTTTGACATTTTTGGTAGCTTGTGAAATGCTTTCAATTCATCTTTTAGAAGTCCTTCAGAATTCCTTCAGGTTTTAGGCACTTTGGTTTGAGATCCACTGCAGAGGtgtacttagcatgcatgcatgcatgcgtgtagAGGTGTACACTGGAGTACCTTAGAGGAGGCCCTGTCATTGTGTGGTGTGGGGGTAAGGTGGACTCATCCACCTGACCTCTGTTTGGCTTTAACCACTTTGTTTCCCTTTGATAGTAAGCCAGTATCCATCTCTTCTGCTGTTTAGTGGGACTGTGTACTATGTTTCCTGAGTGCTTTGCGTACATTgtttcttatttaatctttagAACAAAATTGTCAGTTGGATATAGTTTCTGTTTTcctaaagaggaaactgaagtccaGAGATGTTAAAACTTGTCTAAGCTATTCAGTTGCAGCCATGATATATTAGAACCTAGTCAACCTACTTCCAAAATCCATGCTCTCCACAATAGTATACTCTTTCAGTACTTTTTGACCTGgaaattaggaaaaataaagcacTTTACTTCCTCTGGTGTGTTTTTAGTTGGTGTATCGGTCTGCTTTACCTTGTAAGGTTGGACACATTTTTTGGTACACTTAATGAATTAAATGAAGAGAGGAAATGACTAGAATTTGAGcttttttcagttattaaaattggagaaggaaatggcaacccactccagtattcttgcctggagaactccgtggacagaggagcctggtgggctacagtccatggggtcacaaagagtcccacacgACTGAGTAACAGTTTAACGCACTAGCTCTAAAATACAACTCTTAATACCGTTTTTATTTTGCTGCTGAAAAAGCAAACTTGGATAAAGTTAACTGAAAGGAGACACAAATGAGAGAGTGCTGACTGGTTAGTATTAATGATATTTTTTATTCAGTAcataggttttgttttttgttttttctttttaaaaagcttttgacaGACATTTAAATTGACTTTGTTCCATTTTGTACCTATTCTTGAGATATTTATACTCCAAGCTGGATGTCATTAATTGATAAGGACACACAAGTAATGGCTAGAGTCCATAATTTTTTAATGGCGACaataagaagtaaaagaaataatgccCATCTCTTGTAATCTATGTGTAAAGGAGAGTTCTGTAAGATAGCAAAGTATTGCTCACCTAAAGTTACCGTCATGTTGGGGTCAGAGTAGGAGAGAGTGTGGTGATTAGGCCCAACATTTCCAGCGGATCATGGTAAGTGGTTTTACCCCCAGGGGATGATGGAACCAACAAGGAAGCCACCAGCACAGGAAAGCTGAACCAGGAGAATGAGCACATTTACAACCTGTGGTGTTCTGGCCGGGTGTGCTGTGAGGGGATGCTTATCCAGCTGAGGGTAAGTGGGGAACTTCCGGTGCAGTGTATGTATTCCTATCATTTTTTCCAGCGTGTTCTCAAAGCCTGTAAGTTCAGTGTCTTGGTTTCTTCATGCTTGACTTAAAGTGAGATCTGAAAGTCATCTTTGGGGAATtagctggtggtccagtggttagggctccgtgcttccactgcagggggcctgggttcagtccctggtcagggagctaagatcgtGCAAGCAAATAACTATAAGTATTGTCTTCTTACTGACTGGCTAATGTAGCGTGTATTTTATGAAGCATGTGAGTTCCCTCCTGAGGTCTTTTCCTTATAGCAAGTAGAAGTTGCGATTGTTCTcttgggtttcttttttcttgttttctagttcctcaagaggcaggactTACTGAATGTCCTGGCCCGGATGATGAGGCCAGTGAGTGATCAAGTGGTAGGTATTCGTCCCCTGGTTTTCTCTGTACAGATTGGCTTCTTCACATCTTAGAGCTTGTTCCATTTCTTGCCTGGATTATACTTGGACTTTGTGACAACTCGTGTCCCTTGTCCCCTCCAAAATGGAACCTTTTCCGTTTAGACAGATCATGTTCCATTCAACGTGCAGTTGCAACTAGGGGTGCGGGGGTGACCCAGGAGCTACAAATAATATCTGGTTAATAAGGGCTGTATcagtaatatacaatattttgtatatttttattggacTTAAACTCAATTGTTATTTAAAagctctctttttttgttgttgcaaacctgtttgtttatataatttttctaataTGGCTGCAGATGATTTAATCCACTTATTTTTAGAGTCTTATCAATTAAAACTCAAAGGAGGAAGTTTTGatctttgcttttcctctgagaCAGGCAgcattttacctttttttgttattttttgtttttttatttttctccctgcaATGATAAACAACCTCAGCAAACAtgaaattctttatatttttaagccCTGTTATCAGGAGGATTCTGCTCAGGGTGTTACTTTGTGTAGTTTCCCCTCAGTGATCAAAGGGTAGAAAACCTTTTCTTTAGCACCTGCCATCTTCCTCAGGTCTTTGCCATATCTCCCTCCATTAACATTTCCTTCATCCTCATATATACTGGTAAATTTTGACCTAAACTTTTAAAGAGTTAATAAAAGAAACGGGACCTTGTTTTATCATACCAGACTCTTCAGCCTTATAACTTTATCTCTCTGGTCCAACGTAGAGTATTAAAAACTGTTTAACTTGCTTCTGGGGTGTTTCCAGCGCTAGCAGCCAGTTCTCTGACTCTCCAGATGCCAGTGGGGTGAccagtaattcagttcagttctgataCTGTCTACCTGGAGTTAGTGCCAGACCCACAAGTTAAAGGTCTCAGACCCACAAGATTGCCCACACTTCAGATGCCAGTTGCAGGTATCAGGCCACCCGGACATCTGATTGCCCAGCTATAAATTTATAAAGTTCCCACAGCCCTCCCCTCAGAGTCAATAATTTGCTGGAATTattgctcacagaactcaggaaaacacttTACACTTACCAGCTTATTCTAAAGGATGAAGTTCAGAAAGAGCCAAATGAAAGAGAGGTGTGGGGCAAGGTCTGGGGGTGGGATGATACACAGAGCTTCCATGCCTCTGGAGCTTAGGCCCCTCTTCCCAGGGCCATGCAGGCTTTGGCAGAATTCAGCTCCCTGTGCTTCCAGGTTCCCATTTTCCTGCTAGTTGTTGCTGAACCGTTCGTAGCTCCTGGAGGCCATTCTCAAGCACTTGCCCTGTGGTctggcccccacccctccctcccctgccccccgccccattGCCCTTCACACTTTGAGTCTTTCTTCAAGTAGGGCCCAGTCCCTTCTGAGGACTCCCTTGGTTATGTCAGtccacctgggggtggggggcggtgtccCTTTTGATTAACTGAGTCAGCTGATTAGGAACCATCTTCCAAGTAACACAATATCATGGGAGCAATAATACCACATTCCCAAGTCCTGCTCATATTCAAGGGGAGAATGTGGCAGTCGGCAGCAATCTTGGAGGCTGTCTTAGAAATCTGCCTATCATAGAACCTAATAggtgaggttttttttgtttttttttttttaagcaaataaaaGTAACTATGAATGATGAAGACATGGATACCTATGTGTTTGCTGTTGGCACTCGGAAGGCCTTGGTGCGACTACAGAAAGAGATGCAGGATCTGGTATGTCAGGTTCTTCTAACTCAAATAATATGTAGAAACTGTGTCTCTTTATTACATAAAAGTTCAACTTCAGGGCATAAGATAATTATATAACTTGAACAGTTGTATCACTTTGAAACAGGTCAGTACCTATTCTCTTGAGAAAAGAAGTTCCTGTGGGTAATAAAATATGTCTTACTTTCAACCACTTTTTCCTCTAGAGTGAGTTTTGTAGTGACAAACCTAAGTCAGGAGCGAAGTATGGACTGCCTGACTCCTTGGCCATCCTGTCAGAGATGGGAGAAGTCACAGACGGAATGATGGACACAAAGGTAAAGACAATAGAAACATACATTTGCAGACCTTGGCCATATATAGGGCTGTTTCCCTGAAAGTTCCACTGTACAaatcattttatcttcattttccacACAAGCATTAAAACACCTTCCTTAAAACACTAGGCTCACTTGTCAAAAAGGCAATTTTATTAGCCAAGAAGTTCTCTCTAAACCAAGAATCAGTTGTCCCTAGGATTGCTAATGGCATTTAGGCTTTTTGGAAAAGGACTACAACTTTAATCCTTATCACCATGTCATttagtacctttttttttttttaaagtttcagttaaaatagaaaatgagtatagggatttctctggtagtccagtggctaagactttgtgctcccagTCCCCAGGGGCCTgacttcaatccctggccagggaactggatcccagatgccagaactaaagatcctgcatgcaacaATTAAGactcgacacagccaaataaataaagaaataaactatattttttttctcttggttgtATATGGTAGCAGCACATCTTACTATcatataagataaaatataaGATAGCTGAAAGACAGTTCTAAATGTAAGTTCTGGGTAATATGGTGGTGAAGAATCCCTGAAAACAGTTTAGATTTTATGTTCATgctttcattcatatttttctttctttattttttttgggagGTGGGGTATGGttgcttttttcatttgtattttgaacattattttggaTAAATTTTCAGCTACTCAGTAGCAAGACTTTCGATCATTGGTGTGACTAAAAAAGGTACTAGTTTCATTGTAAAGCTTTAGGCTTCATGACATTGTGCAAAAGTAAGGAGGATTAAAGAATGAGTATCTTTATGCAAAAAGGGAGTTGCATCAagcctactttaaaaaaattaattttcttttctttatttcagatgcttcaCTTTCTTACACACTATGCTGACAAGATTGAATCCATTCATTTTTCAGACCAGTTCTCTGGTCCAAAAATTATGCAAGAGTACGTATCAGATAAAAATATTGATCAGTTTTCTTCACTAGCTTTCTGTGTTGAAATACCTGCAAGGTGCTTCTGCAATACCCTTCCCAAATGCGTTTTCCTTTGCTTTGACTGCATGCGTCGTGAAGGTAATTGAAAACCTTTGGGAAGCGATCAAATCAACCCGCTCTGTTTGCATGTGTCACTGCGTGTGTGCGTCGCCCCCTCAGTCAGGTAAAGGAGAATCTCACAGACTGGCTGGTACTAAGAAAGTACGACTagtaatttctgtcttttatagtcgagggtctttttttttgaatttatgatGTGAATCTGTGACGTCTGACTTGTGTTTGATTGATTGCAAATGTAAGCATTTTGTAATTCATGGCCTTTTCTGGCTTCCTTCTTTAATGGTGGGGTGAATATATTCTTGCTAGTATATTATCAGACACGCCATTAATGCTTGTAAAGTTTCTGGCTTTATAAAAACATTGTTCAGACATACATATTTAGGACTTAAATTTGTTGTTTGATTTCACACCTGGTCTCAGGAGAGCACATTTAAGTTTACCCTTGTAGAATTGGTTCTGACCTCAATTTTTGGCTAAGGACAGTGGAGTTGAGTACAGTTAAAAAAGCCAGTTTGGATTTTAGTTTTGTGTCAAAATCACCAAGATAATTAAAATTGCTTATGCCTCTAGATAGCATTACATCATCCTTACCTTGCTCAGCTGAGTAATAATACTGTGGGCAAAGTATCACATTGCGGATTCATGGAGCATcttatatggggtgagggtaTGGAAGGTTGAAAGTCAAAGATTACAAGAGGAATCTTTGGTGAGTCAGAACTGAATTATATGCTACAATAgattatttctaaatttattcTGATCTTGACTCAAAAACAATAGCCTTCATTATAGGAAGATAGATAAAGAGTtggaaataaaacttaaaaatccaccaaaataaaaaggttttaaaatatgGGCCTCATACTTAAATATAGGCTCATTTCTGGCTCCCCAGGTGAGATGAAATATATCCTGCCTGGAGGGGACATCACTGGAGGTGCTCAAGGATAGGATAAAGATCACTTGGGAATGCATCCATCAGATAGACGAGAGGACCAGATGACCTGTAAAGCTCCTTCGGTCTCTGAGATTGTATTTGACTTGGGGATGCCAAGACAAATACTGTGCTGATTATTTGCAGGTATCTGTTCATCTAAGTGAATTGTGTGACTTATGTGCATGGAAAGTCTCTCTCTTATGTTCTTTCTAAATAGCCTTTTCTTTTATGACAGGGAGGGTCAGCCTTTAAAGCTGCCTGACACTAAGAGGACACTATTGTTTACATTTAATGGTAAGTGTTCTGCTTCCcgagttctttgttttctgtgagATGCTTTTAAGGAGAGTATGGCTTCTTTCTAAAAGATAGCAATAAAAAACTACATTAAAACTAAGCCCATGCCAGCATCTTGGTATTAGGTTTCTTCAATAAAAGAtccttgtatatattttaatttctatttgctGCTGCATTTTAGCTGTCTAAGAAACTTGGAGAAAGGAgcctattaatataaaaataaaaagttaataccAGAAGTCTGAATGCTGCCATTAActcatggttttgttttccagtgcCTGGCTCAGGTAACACTTACCCAAAGGATATGGAGGCTTTACTACCCCTGATGAACATGGTGATTTATTCTATTGATAAAGCCAAAAAGTTCCGACTCAACAGAGaagtaagactttatttttattataagttGGAGCCTCTTTTTGTTGTTCTCCTCCCCCTGTTGAGGGGCAGCGGGGAGGAGGGGGTCATCTTTTGCTTActtcagtgattttatttttgcttgctgGCTTGAAACTGCTCGGTGGGAGTGGTTTTATGAAAGAATACTGAATGGGATTTTGTTTCTGCTGGACTGAAATGGATTTCTGATGAATTGCTTTGTTTCCTGGGGAAAGGGCAAACAAAAAGCAGACAAGAACCGAGCTCGAGTGGAGGAGAACTTCTTGAAGCTGACACATGTGCAGAGACAGGAAGCAGCCCAGTCTCGGCGGGAGGAGAAGAAGAGAGCCGAGAAGGAGCGAATCATGAATGAGGAGGATCCTGAGAAGCAGCGCAGGCTGGAGGTAAGACGGACttttcttacatttataaggGGATGCCTGTTGGCGCCATATTGGCTATTAAATGTGATTCTGTGTAGGCATGTGCACAGGCTAAAAGCTTAGCATTTTCTTAGCATTTGGGACAGTTATCACTATAGAAAAAAAGGAGGAATAATCTTCCCTGTTCAAACCGTGTTAGATTGAGTCTTGATCCTGGTGAATGATATGAATTATTCTGTTCCCAGCACAAGGCCTTTCTGAAAGTTCCACTATCATCTTCCAGGCCAAACACATACTGAGGTAGAAAAAAATTAGGAATTTTAATAGAAGCCGACACATGCACCTGTGGTCCAAATAaacttgttttataaaatttctattttgattatAGATTAGagaattctaatattttttatttgtattttgttttctcttttgtacACAGCTAGAACCTCAAACTTAAAAGTtgcttgttgcttttgttttaggattttttttaatttatgtttaattggaggatcatTGTTTTACAACATCATGTTGGTTTCCTCCACAcagcagcatgaatcagccagaaatatgcatgtgtcccctccctccgggggctccctcaccccatcccacccctccaggatgTCACCGAGTCCCCCCTTCAGCTCCCTTTGTTGCACAGCACTTCCCGCCTGCTGTCTGTTCTGCGTCCGACAGTGTACGTGGTTCCCTGCTGCTCTCACCCGGCCGCCCCCTTAccccgctgtgtccacagccTGCTGTCTCTGTCTGTGGCTCTATTCCAGCCCTGAAAATAGGTTTGTCAGCACtatgtttctagattccatatatgtgtgttaatatatgaaattttgtttttttctgacttctctctgtataacaggctctaggttcatgtacctcactagaactgactcaaatgctttcattcttatggctgagtaatagtccattgtatatatgtaccataatttctttatccattcatctgttaatggacatctaagttgcttccatgtactagctattgtaaacaccGCTctagtgaacactggggtacatagtttttttttcagttacagtTTTTTCagttatgcccaggagtgggattgctgggtcatgtggtggttttagtcctagattttttttttttatgttattcctagatttttaaggaatctccatagtgttctccatagtgactgtatcaatctACATTCCTATCAATAGTAcgtgagggttcccttttctccacaccctctccagcatttattgcttgtaggttttttcatgatggccattttgaccagtgtgaggtgatacttcattgtagttttgacttgcatttctctaataatgagtgatgttgagcatcttttcatgtattttttgaccttctgtatgtcctctttggagaaatgtctgtttttaggTTGTAGTATGTTGTGTTTCAAACATTAGCATGTTCTCATATTTTGTGAAGTAAGATGCCATAGTCCAGCTGTAAAATTTTAAACCTTGTAAATGGCTagtcaaaaaatgagaaaaacagagtCCTGGGAAATGTGAATTTTAATGAGAATAACCTCAAGGATTGAAGAAAATACTTGGAAGTGGAGCTGCCAAGAAAAAGTGAGCCCTCGTGTGGTACTTGAGTTGCCAGTAAGACTCATGCCATCGAGTGAAGTGACCAGAATAGCACAGGCCTCCTCTCATCGTATCTTTTGTTAccattttttgtttgatttggtttGGTTTAGTTGGTGGGTATTTTTCCCCTGAAAATACTGCTCTGTGTTTGTGCAATCTTCTTTATAAATATAGTTGACTTTTTAATAGACACACAAGAAGAATCTACATGGACTCATTAATAGATAATGCCTTtcatttttctatgaaaaaaaagttCTCCAAATATTTCTAGGGTCTGAAACTATAATAGGCTTAAGATAAAGGGGGGCCCAGAATTTAAGTCAGATTGTAAGTTGCTTGTAGGTATAAACCATGTCTTTTTAGAACCACCACTTTGCAATATCTAGGCCTAGGTATCTTGTGAGAAGATCCAATGAATTAAATGGGAAAGGACttgccccccccctccccccaccaaaaaaaaatcctgtaatgAGTTTCTGGCTTGAATGGCTCATGTATACATGTGATCTTGACTTTTTTGCCACTGCTGCTGGagctttgcttgttttgttttgttccatatttaatttgaaaaatatagagaAACATATACCCagatattggggcttcccaggtggcgctagtggtaaagagcctacttgccaatgcaggagactcaagagacatgggttcaatccctgggtcaggaagatcccctggagaagggcatggcaacacactccagtattcttgcctaggaaatctcatggacagaggagcctggcaggctacagtctatagggtcacaaagagtcggacacgactgaagtgaccgagcatACACTCAAGCATACTCCTAAttcctaaataaaaatataaaaattctcaatCAGACATTATGGATTGAAAGGTGTTGGGCTCCGGTGTAAAGGCTATGCCAATAAGAAGAGATTTATAATTAATAACCTGATCAAACAAGATCTTAAGATTTTCTGAACTGAAATACAAAGCTTTTGCAGATACATACGTTATGATGAAAGTTGggctactgtttctttttttttttttttttttactgtttcttaTATTTGGGAAAAATCTCTGATTTTTCTTATGTAACAAAGTCTGCATAAGTGTACTGTCTAATTTCACTCTAGAGATTTTAGTTACTTTTActtcaaggaaatggcaacccactccagtattcttgcctggaaaagcccatagacggaggggcctggtgggctatagtcagtccgtggggtcgcagagtcagacacgactgagcgacttcactttcactttacttcaagtTAATTTTCATTAACCAACATACGTATTAGCAATTCTTATAACTATCTTCTGAAATGTTTTTTGTGGTGTTAGCCTAAGCAGTATAGGCAGTAttcagttctgatttttttttttaacaagtactTAAATCTTAGTTTgaattccctctttctttttaggAGGCTGCTTTGAGGCGTGAGCAAAAGAAATTGGAGAAGAAGCAAATGAAGATGAAACAAATCAAAGTGAAAGCCATGTAATAACCATCCCAGAAAGCTAAGTCCTGATGCCACCTTTAAGTTCAAAATTCACAGGAAACAAAAGCTACCAGTTTATTTCTCATCTTAAAGTTTCCCAGTGACTGAGAAGTCCTTATTTCATCACCTGTTCTGTTTTGGCTTGGAGTTTTACAGAGGTTATAGATACATTGGAAGGAGTCTGTTTCAGTCATTTTCTTCCAGATAAtcaaattattttgattattttataaaaggaatGATATATGAAATCtgtgtagttttaaaatatttaaaaaattataacatgaATCATCAGTACTTTTAGTGCttgatatttgaagaaatatcatgaaatttatagatatataattaGATTGTTGCTTTTTTGTTTAAGCTAGGCAGTTGAAATGGCTATGAAGATTGATTCTAAACCACAGTTCCACAAATAACAATTGGAATTACACAATAAACATTTCTTGGTGTTCTCTTCTGTGTCTACATTAAacttgtgaaaaaaaataaaatttagaacacTGTATGTGGTATTGAAATTTCAGGGACTC comes from Muntiacus reevesi chromosome 18, mMunRee1.1, whole genome shotgun sequence and encodes:
- the CCDC47 gene encoding PAT complex subunit CCDC47, which codes for MKGFHAFCVVLLIFGSVSEAKFDDFEDEEDIVEYDDNDFAEFEDVAEDSVTESPQRVITTEDDEDETTVELEGQDESQEGDFEDADTQEGDTESEPYDDEEFEGYEDKPDTSSSKSKDPITIVDVPAHLQNSWESYYLEILMVTGLLAYIMNYIIGKNKNSRLAQAWFNTHRELLESNFTLVGDDGTNKEATSTGKLNQENEHIYNLWCSGRVCCEGMLIQLRFLKRQDLLNVLARMMRPVSDQVQIKVTMNDEDMDTYVFAVGTRKALVRLQKEMQDLSEFCSDKPKSGAKYGLPDSLAILSEMGEVTDGMMDTKMLHFLTHYADKIESIHFSDQFSGPKIMQEEGQPLKLPDTKRTLLFTFNVPGSGNTYPKDMEALLPLMNMVIYSIDKAKKFRLNREGKQKADKNRARVEENFLKLTHVQRQEAAQSRREEKKRAEKERIMNEEDPEKQRRLEEAALRREQKKLEKKQMKMKQIKVKAM